One window from the genome of Alosa alosa isolate M-15738 ecotype Scorff River chromosome 15, AALO_Geno_1.1, whole genome shotgun sequence encodes:
- the cldn15lb gene encoding claudin 15-like b isoform X2 translates to MSTGVEIVGFFLGVASWLLTGACITNDFWKVSSFSGSVIISSRQYQNLWHSCAEDSTGISNCRDFESLLALPDYVQGCRALMIIALLLGLASIIVAVLGLKCTKLGNTSREAKGKIALTGGSLFILSGLCTLSAVSWYAGRIVQEFYDPFYGGIK, encoded by the exons ATGTCCACTGGTGTGGAGATTGTAGGCTTCTTCCTCGGCGTCGCGAGCTGGTTACTCACGGGAGCATGCATTACGAATGACTTCTGGAAGGTCTCCTCCTTCTCGGGCAGTGTGATTATCTCCTCGCGCCAGTATCAGAACCTCTGGCATTCCTGTGCCGAGGACAGCACCGGCATCAGCAACTGCAGAGACTTTGAGTCGTTGCTGGCCCTGCCAG ACTATGTTCAGGGATGTCGCGCCTTAATGATTATCGCCCTGCTTCTCGGCCTGGCATCCATCATTGTGGCGGTGCTAGGACTGAAGTGTACTAAATTAGGAAACACGTCCCGAGAGGCCAAGGGCAAGATCGCCTTAACAGGAGGCAGTTTATTTATCCTGTCAG GCTTATGCACTTTATCTGCTGTATCCTGGTATGCTGGACGCATTGTGCAAGAATTTTATGACCCTTTCTACGGAGGCATAAAGTGA
- the cldn15lb gene encoding claudin 15-like b isoform X1, with protein MAVLVLQVLGLMLGVLGWCMESSCTSSHSWRVSSHVEAVMTSSWVYEGLWMSCTSNSMGSVQCSKHKTVLGLPDYVQGCRALMIIALLLGLASIIVAVLGLKCTKLGNTSREAKGKIALTGGSLFILSGLCTLSAVSWYAGRIVQEFYDPFYGGIK; from the exons ATGGCCGTGCTGGTGCTGCAGGTGCTGGGCCTGATGCTGGGCGTGCTGGGCTGGTGCATGGAGTCCAGCTGCACCAGCTCCCATTCCTGGCGCGTGAGCAGCCATGTAGAAGCAGTCATGACCAGCAGCTGGGTCTATGAAGGGCTGTGGATGTCATGTACATCGAACTCTATGGGATCCGTGCAGTGCAGTAAACATAAGACTGTGCTGGGcctgccag ACTATGTTCAGGGATGTCGCGCCTTAATGATTATCGCCCTGCTTCTCGGCCTGGCATCCATCATTGTGGCGGTGCTAGGACTGAAGTGTACTAAATTAGGAAACACGTCCCGAGAGGCCAAGGGCAAGATCGCCTTAACAGGAGGCAGTTTATTTATCCTGTCAG GCTTATGCACTTTATCTGCTGTATCCTGGTATGCTGGACGCATTGTGCAAGAATTTTATGACCCTTTCTACGGAGGCATAAAGTGA